The region CCCGGCCAGACGCCCGACACCTACACCGTCCTCGTCGCCTCCTGGTTCTCGCCAGAGACGGTCACCCTCTGCGCGGAGCGTGGCTACGGCACCCTCGATTTCAGCGGGAACTATCGCCTGCACTTTGGTCACGTGTTCCTCGAGCGGGTCGGGGCGCCCCCACCTGCCTCCGAACAGCGTCAGGCCGCCTCGGTGTTCGCCCCGAAGTCGGCACGCATTCTGCGAGCGCTCCTGGCCGTCCCGGAACACCCCTGGAAGGTCACCGAGTTGACGGCCGTGACCGGGGTCAGTGCTGGCCTGGTGAGTCGGGTGCGGCAGCAACTCCTCGAGCGGCAGTGGGTCGAGGAGGTGCCGGGCGGCATCCGCCTGCTGGCTCCCGAACCGCTGCTGAGTGCCTGGGCCGAACAGGGCAAGGATGTGGAGGCGCGCCTCTATAGGGGGTACACCCTGCTGCACGGCCAAGCCCTGGGGGCCCGGCTCCTGCGCGTCATGCAAGGGCCGAACGCGGGAGAACAGGTCATTGCGGCCGGTGTCTCGGCTGCACAATGGATGGCCCCCTTCTTGAGAGAGTCCCGCGAGCAGTTCTACGTCACGGAGAAGGGGTTTGACCTTGTCCGTGACGAACTCGACCTCGAGCCGCAGGCGACTGGGGAGAACATCGTCCTCAGGGTCGTGGAGGAACCCGAAGTCTTCTTCGACCGCGTCCAGCCGAGCCCCCTGAGCTGGACGACCAGCCCGGTACAGACGTACCTCGACCTCCGCCGCGAGGGCGAATGGGGTGAGGAGGCCGCCGAGCATCTGCGGCAGAAGTACCTGCTTCCCCTGATTCACGGGGAGATCCCCGCGCCCGTGTCCCCCCTCCGCGAACGGCTTGAGGCCCTCCAGAGGCAACGAGCATGACCGAGCCCACCTCTGCCGAGCAGTACGGCGACCGGGGCAACGAGGCCACGCGGCGGGTCCTGCTGGACCTGGCGCATGTGCTGGGCGCCTACCTCGACCGCCTCGTCGTGATCGGGGGCATCGTGCCCACGTTGCTGTTGGAGGGGGCGGAGATGCCGCACGTTGGCACGTTGGACATCGATCTGACCCTGGACGCGGAGGCGCTTCGGGAGGACGACGAGTACGCGCGGATGATCGAGCTGCTGGAGGAAAGCGGCTACATGCACAATGTCGAGGACAGCGCCCCTGACCTGCGGCCCTTTCAAGGGGCACCCGGCTGACGAAGCACCGCCCGCCCCTGGTTCCGGCGTTGCGGGTGCAGGAGATCGACGGCGGGCGCCTCGCGCTCGACCAGACGGTGGAGTACCGCATTCAAGGCCGGACGCCGGAGGGCTGGACGGATCAAGCACGGTTGCGCGTAGTAAGCATCCCGGCCTTCCTGGCTCTCAAGGGGAACGCCCTGGGGCGGCGGCGCAAACAGAAAGACGCCTACGACGTGTACTACGTCATCCACAACTACCCCGAGGGCCTGGACGTGCTCGTGGAGGCCTGCCGCGACCTCCTGCCGGACCCGCTGGTACAGGGTGCGTTCCGCCAGATCGCCGAGAAGTTCGGGACGGCCGAGTCCTACGGCCCGGGAACGGTGAGTACCTTCCTGCGCTCCCGGTTGCCGCTCGGCTTCACGGAGGAGCAGGTGCGGGTGGACGCCTACCGTCAGGTCTCCGCGTGGGCCCGGCGACTGGGGGTGTTCGGTGCCTGACGAGGGGAGGGACATGAACGATCTGAAACTCCAGGAACTGGACGAGGGCGACCGTCAGGATTTCGCCCTCGCCGCTTCCCGCTCCCGTTGCTGCCCGGCAGGGGTCGAAAGCGAACACCCTGTCGTGCACCTGCTGCAACACCCCGAAGTGCGCCCCGAGCCGGAAGACGAACGCTCCGCCGAGACCACGTCGCGGGCCTGACCAGCGCCGGGAGTTGCCGGTTACTGAGCCCGCCGATCCTCCACACCCGAGAGATCGGTGGGGTGTGCTCGGTCTTCCCGACCAGCCGGTGTGGTGTGAAAATAGCGGTCACGGCGTGTCTTGAGCAAGCTGAGCTTTTGATCTGAATTAGAGGGAACCACCCGGCGCGGACACTGCGCTTATGGCCTCCCCACCATCCTCTTCCTGGCGGCGCGGCGCGCGGTGGCTTGTTCTGTACCTCACCGCGGCCGTCCTCCTGATCGGCAGCGTGCTCGCGTTGGTGACGCATGGGCGGCTTCCGGTTTCCAGCCTGCCGGTCACGGTCTTCCTCCTGGGCCTGAGTGGCGCCGTTCTGGGGCTGGTCTTCACCTTCAGCCTCACCGGACCAGCCCTCAGTCGCCGCCGGGAGCTGGCCCTGGCCAGGGTCCTGGCCGACGTGACCGCTGGAAAGTACCGGGCCGCTCCCGACGAGGTGTGGCTGTTCAAGCGCCGCGGCTGGTGGACCCACACGCGTGAACTCACCTCACTCGGCCAGGCCGTGCTCGACGGGCGCAGGGGAGAGGAGCGCCGTGTCTGAGGTGATCCGCGCGCAGGGCCTGGCCGAGGTCTCGACCAAGCTTGAATCCGGCGGTCACTCCCCGGTCAGGGGCTGGGCATGAGGGCCTGGGAGCGGCGCCGATTGGAGGGTGGACGGGAACGGGTGCAACGCTTTCTCTCGGCGGCGGAGCCGGTCCACGACGGAGCGACACTCCTGCTCTGCCTGCCGCCGGAGGTGCGTCCCCTGGCTCAGGCCCTGGGACGTGATCCAGACGCGGCGTATCAGCAACTCTGGAGCGACGGCTTTCTCCAGCTCGCCCCACCCGAACCGGAGCTGCCGACCGTGCACCGCGGCTGGCTCACCCTGCTCGCCAGCCTTCAGGATAGCCGGACGGGCGCGGCGACCGACAACCGCGCTCTGCGGGAGAAGGTGCTGGGCACGGTCCTGAATCAGGAAAGGTGCGCCCACCCTCCCCTGTGGACCTTGGGAGAGCCCTGGTTCGCCCTGCGGGTCCTGCACACCACGGTCGGCCCCTCCTGGGACCTGACGATGGTGAGCGGCGAGAGAAGCTGCACCTACGTGTTCGAGGTGCCGGACTGGGCCTGGGAGGACACCCACCTGCGCCCCGTCCGCCTACTGAACACGCCGGGCGAGACCTGGGCGCAGAGCGCGGTGGTGTTCTGCCCTTCGGAAGTGACGCAGGCCGAATTGCGCCGCCAGGTGAGGGCGCTCCTGGCCGTGTTCGACGAGGTGGTCGGTCGGACCTTCGGGCTGCGCCCCACGGCGGCGCAGATGGCGGCGATGCTCGGCACTCGGCATGGTCTGGACGTGACGGACCTCCCGCTGGAAATCGAGACGCACGACGTGCTGTGTCTGGACGAGCTGGCGCGCCCCGGCCTCGACACTCCGGCCTCCCGGGCGGCCCACCCATGATCCGGCGCGACCACGGGCGGGCCGCCCTCCTAGCGAGGTCTTCCATTCTGCCCGCGTCCTGCTAGGACGCGCTGGACGGCCTGCGCCCGGACGGGTGGCCTTCCGGCGAGAAGGTCCCGCTGGACTTGGGCGAGATCGTCCGGGCAGCCGAGGCGCGTGACCGTGCCGCGCGGCTGGGACGCCTTGCTCGCCAGTTCACGCCGCGAACCGTTGGCGGTCACGGCCACCCGCTGGCAGCGCTCCCCGGAATGCGTGCGGCAGCTCGAGGGACGGGCCTGGTGTTTCGCCAGGGTACTGAAGGTGACGCTGCGAGAGTCATCGCCCTCCACATGTTGAGCACGTATTGGTCAAATTTTCTGCGTTTACGACTTTACTTTCTCGGGTTGGGAATAAGGCCTTTTGGGGACCGTATGCTGCAGCGGAGCGAGGAACCTTCTGCCATCCAGGTCCAGGGATGACCATCGTTGAGGAGCAGTGGGGGCCGTCCGGCCGAAGTTGTTCATCGTCCTTCGCAGTTCAATGTGACCCGCCCACGCCGACGACCCAAGCCTTGAAGGTGGTGGAGATGACACAACCGACCTGGGAGCATCTGAATCAACGTTTCTCTGCCCTTCTGGCCGCACCTCTCACTGCCCAGACCGCGCCGCAGTACCTGGAGGAGTGGAGGCAACTGAACCGCGCCATCTATCAGGCACGTGGCGAACTCATCCGCGCTTACTACGCGCACTCGACCGATGCTCAGGCCAAGGAGAATCACGACCAGTTTGTCCGCGACCACTTCCCCAGGCTGAACGCGGCGTCCACTCAGTTTATTCAACGCCTCGCGGCGAGTGGCGTGGACTACCCGGCTACCTGGCAGCAGTTTATAGCCCACACACCCTCTGGGGCTCCGTCGGAGGAATTGCTGGCCCTGTTCGGGGAAGAGAATCAGTTGGGAAAGTCTTTCCAGCAGATTCGCGCCTCGACGGTGTACCGCGTAGATGGGGAAGAAGTTCAACCCGGTCAACTGGCCGCAAAACTCCAGCACCCTGACCGTGAAGAGCGGCGCAAGGCTTACCTGGGATT is a window of Deinococcus terrestris DNA encoding:
- a CDS encoding type IV toxin-antitoxin system AbiEi family antitoxin — its product is MQTAMEELEANPLPGQTPDTYTVLVASWFSPETVTLCAERGYGTLDFSGNYRLHFGHVFLERVGAPPPASEQRQAASVFAPKSARILRALLAVPEHPWKVTELTAVTGVSAGLVSRVRQQLLERQWVEEVPGGIRLLAPEPLLSAWAEQGKDVEARLYRGYTLLHGQALGARLLRVMQGPNAGEQVIAAGVSAAQWMAPFLRESREQFYVTEKGFDLVRDELDLEPQATGENIVLRVVEEPEVFFDRVQPSPLSWTTSPVQTYLDLRREGEWGEEAAEHLRQKYLLPLIHGEIPAPVSPLRERLEALQRQRA
- a CDS encoding nucleotidyl transferase AbiEii/AbiGii toxin family protein; this translates as MQEIDGGRLALDQTVEYRIQGRTPEGWTDQARLRVVSIPAFLALKGNALGRRRKQKDAYDVYYVIHNYPEGLDVLVEACRDLLPDPLVQGAFRQIAEKFGTAESYGPGTVSTFLRSRLPLGFTEEQVRVDAYRQVSAWARRLGVFGA
- a CDS encoding gluzincin family metallopeptidase translates to MTQPTWEHLNQRFSALLAAPLTAQTAPQYLEEWRQLNRAIYQARGELIRAYYAHSTDAQAKENHDQFVRDHFPRLNAASTQFIQRLAASGVDYPATWQQFIAHTPSGAPSEELLALFGEENQLGKSFQQIRASTVYRVDGEEVQPGQLAAKLQHPDREERRKAYLGLIGSEHQKDDELNELFVKLTSCSLG